One part of the Plasmodium yoelii strain 17X genome assembly, chromosome: 13 genome encodes these proteins:
- a CDS encoding 60S ribosomal protein L6, putative, with amino-acid sequence MAKNNKNTKSVVSSDDKKSLLKHYVIKGQHKILTPIQAKKTISKKHYGRKIASKKKYIVQRKMRKSIQIGKVAIILTGKHMGKRCIITKILNSGLLAVVGPYEVNGVPLKRVDPRYLIVTSTNVFDLNNLSQIKDKFIQTAEDIHDDIFIKSNDIKKRQKKLLKNKNESLFMNDVIQQIKEIRDSDPKMKKIKSLQKQLGDLLKPEMSKDKMLRSYLKSKFTLRNNMSFHTIKF; translated from the coding sequence atggctaagaataacaaaaatacaaaaagtgTGGTATCAtctgatgataaaaaaagcCTTTTAAAACATTATGTAATAAAAGGGCAACACAAAATTCTTACCCCAATACaagcaaaaaaaacaatttctAAAAAACACTATGGAAGAAAAATAgcatcaaaaaaaaaatatattgtacaAAGGAAAATGAGAAAATCTATCCAAATTGGAAAAGTAGCAATTATATTAACAGGAAAACATATGGGTAAAAGATGTATAATAactaaaattttaaattcagGATTATTAGCAGTGGTTGGACCATATGAAGTTAATGGGGTACCTTTAAAAAGAGTAGATCCAAGATATTTGATAGTAACATCTACAAAtgtttttgatttaaataatttatcacAAATTAAAGATAAATTTATTCAAACTGCTGAAGATATACATgatgatatttttataaaatctaatgatattaaaaaaaggcaaaaaaaattattaaaaaataaaaatgaatctCTTTTTATGAATGATGTTATACAACAAATTAAAGAAATACGAGATTCTGAtccaaaaatgaaaaaaataaaatcattaCAAAAACAATTAGGAGATTTATTAAAACCAGAAATGTCAAAagataaaatgttaagatcATATCTAAAATCAAAATTCACTTTACGAAATAATATGTCTTTTCATactattaaattttaa
- a CDS encoding elongation factor 1-gamma, putative yields MDLKLLGPKNDIRCLKVQTVASFCNIKLNMPAFEIGIDDNKDEFVKESPMKRLPVLITPQGSLFESNAIGKYLCSIRKEHNLLGCGCFEEGQVNMWIDFCTFELEIPVCCYISNKSNDKSLKHIQDTFSCLNKHLLLNQYMVGNKITIVDIFMSVIINFCIKSGKMTEDFLKKYGNLYRLYTTIINQKQFKYVMGSGPVGNNKKTPVQPKQTNNNKEKKKPKEDADDDIDLFSDDGLNEKKTKKTNPLDLLPPSKFSLDNWKYKFSNEKDLLKNAMPTFWETYDNNGFSLYYMKYDKLEDECQISFVACNMASGFLQRLENNFSKYSFAVISVLGENKNYDIEGVWLFRGTEIPFEMKDHPSFEYHIFKKLDINNSDDKKLVEDYWCSKEVISNRPVCDRKVWK; encoded by the exons ATGGATTTa aaacTTCTCGGCCCCAAAAATGATATCAGATGTTTGAAAGTACAAACAGTTGCTTCGTTTtgtaatataaaactaaataTGCCAGCATTCGAAATCGGAATAGATGATAATAAAGATGAATTTGTAAAAGAGTCGCCAATGAAAAGATTACCAGTTTTAATAACACCCCAAGGAAGTTTATTTGAAAGCAATGCTATaggaaaatatttatgcAGTATAAGGAAAGAACATAATTTATTGGGATGTGGATGTTTCGAAGAAGGGCAAGTAAATATGTGGATAGATTTTTGTACATTTGAATTAGAAATTCCAGTATGCTGTTATATTAGTAATAAATCTAATGataaatcattaaaacatattcAAGATACATTTAGTTGTTTaaataaacatttattattaaaccAATATATGGTAGGTAATAAGATAACTATTGTTGATATTTTTATGTctgtaattataaatttttgtataaaatctGGAAAAATGACTGAagattttttgaaaaaatatggaaactTATACAGATTATATACAACTATAATAAATCAGaaacaatttaaatatgttatgGGTTCAGGACCAgttggaaataataaaaaaacaccTGTACAACcaaaacaaacaaataataataaagaaaagaaaaaaccaAAAGAAGATGCAGATGATGATATTGATTTATTTAGTGATGATGGtcttaatgaaaaaaaaacaaaaaaaacaaatccATTAGATTTATTACCACCATCAAAATTCTCTTTAGATaattggaaatataaatttagtaatgaaaaagatttattaaaaaatgcaatgCCTACATTTTGGGAAacttatgataataatggtttttcattatattatatgaaatatgataaattagAAGATGAATGTCAAATATCTTTTGTTGCTTGTAATATGGCTAGTGGATTTTTACAAAGATTAGAAAATAACTTCTCAAAATATTCATTTGCAGTTATATCAGTTTTaggtgaaaataaaaattatgatattgAAGGTGTTTGGTTATTTAGAGGTACCGAAATTCCTTTTGAAATGAAAGACCACCCATCATTtgaatatcatatttttaaaaaattagatattaataatagtgATGATAAAAAACTTGTTGAAGATTACTGGTGTTCAAAAGAAGTTATTTCAAATAGACCTGTTTGTGATAGAAAGGTTTGGAAATGA
- a CDS encoding LMBR1 domain-containing protein, putative, with amino-acid sequence MDITTCTIFAIFVLIIFILCGIFYNYFVKQNESTLLTLVVFILSLSTTFTLVLFIPIDIYLVSNGNLEISNLEISQKLISRFYNSMFWTLIFEAYILVPFSYFYLKNKKSYKNEFDDNLEVCENVFESLKKTIYFIFFLVAVSIIGLIYRPGHKIPMEKGKELDYISDLFDVKHTGESAILFLMGCVVFIGVSFWVSYTSYGLACLPIELLKQKNIEYDKKEIEYRFENLKEKEAMIKKKYNTLNEIKDDDRDEILKINNMKRLLSKYNYKLQEIEKISESWVSYIIGIALTFRILTGLIFLTFSSIIFVSLLASITDKYFNSICAYKCGFVLDQINTLYNIVDSSLIFFSKYFPLDILVLASLALYIFCCSVYGIINVGIRIFFIPLYKLKPKKTSPETMLVFSFVLIHIILVLIMSLLTIAPNYVTYGIQNIKIDDEIGYIKCSLKTDKHICKMSVLSRFFNKIFFGIPYFANSYFFSNWFFILMYTLSLLYTICFKKSSYLDRLNDPNLSSENLDEKMNLLPMEKLT; translated from the exons ATGGATATCACTACTTGTACtatttttgctatttttgttttg ATAATATTTATCTTGTGTGGAATATTTTACAATTATTTTGTGAAACAAAATGAATCGACATTACTAACATTagttgtttttattttatctctAAGTACAACCTTTACTTTAGTTTTGTTCATACCGATAGATATATATTTGGTATCAAATGgg AACTTAGAGATATCAAATTTAGAGATAAGCCAGAAGCTTATATCCCGATTTTATAATT CCATGTTTTGGACTCTAATATTCGAAGCATATATTTTAGTCCcgttttcttatttttatcttaaaaataaaa aatcatataaaaatgaatttgaTGATAATTTAGAAGTTTGCGAAAATGTATTTGAATCTTTGAAGAAAACA atatattttatattttttttagttgcAGTTTCAATAATTGGTCTAATTTATCGACCTGGACATAAAATTCCAATG gaAAAAGGAAAAGAATTGGATTATATTTCCGATTTATTTGATGTGAAacata CTGGAGAATCTGccattttgtttttgatGGGATGTGTCGTCTTTATTGGTGTATCTTTTTGGGTTTCATACaca AGCTATGGATTGGCCTGCTTGCCCATTGAACTattgaaacaaaaaaatatagaatacGACAAAAAAGAAATCGAATATCGTTTTGAAAACTTAAAAGAGAAAGAAGCGATGATAAAG aaaaaatataacacacTAAACGAAATAAAGGATGATGATAGAGatgaaattttaaaaattaataatatgaaaag ATTGCTGAGCAAATACAATTATAAGCTCCAAGAAATCGAAAAAATATCAGAATCTTGGGTATCATATATAATAGGGATTGCACTCACATTTCG aatttTAACGggattaatatttttaacattctcatcaattatatttgtatcTCTTTTGGCTTCCATAACGGATAAA TATTTTAATTCCATTTGCGCCTACAAGTGTGGATTTGTTTTGGATCAAATAAATAcactatataatatagttgaTTCATCgttgatatttttttcaaag tacTTTCCATTAGACATTTTAGTTCTAGCTAGTTTGgctttgtatattttttgttgcTCAGTATACGGAATTATAAATGTTGGAattagaattttttttattccattaTACAAATTGAAGCCCAAAAAAACATCCCCagaa ACAATGTTAGTTTTCTCTTTCGTATTGATCCACATCATTTTAGTATTAATCATGAGTCTTTTAACG attgCACCAAACTATGTAACATATGgaatacaaaatataaagatagAT gATGAAATaggatatataaaatgttccTTAAAAACAGATAAGCACATTTGTAAGATGTCAGTTTTGTCTCGATTTTTTAACAAGATTTTTTTCG GAATTCCATACTTTGCAAATAGTTACTTTTTTTCCAACTGGTTTTTTATAC TTATGTACACACTTTCCCTGTTGTACAcaatttgttttaaaaagtCAAGCTATTTAGATCGGTTAAAT GATCCCAATTTAAGTTCCGAAAATTTGGATGAGAAAATGAATTTATTACCCATGGAAAAGTTAACAtag
- a CDS encoding SprT-like domain-containing protein, putative: protein MYNEINKLTSVENEYLEKSGKKRRQQNRSFYLISNEHDNDIKNPNQNNIESYYKTDIQENEEDPYTLEVIRQLSSIKIDSSTDSSSEKDVYARSQVGEKKNEKKKKRVIRHIPSVECVEDIVVYDESKDTEFPDLYQLFSEYNIKYFYNRLESVQVKWSNKMKLCAGICIFKKSGYCCIRLSLPLLKLRKIREYKETLLHEMIHAFLFLNQKKSDKNDGHGPEFKKHMYRINKLTGLNISIYHSFHDEVHFYRNHVWRCTGICRKYPPHFGYIKRSMNRPPGPKEKWWRSHSTYCSGKFVKIKELESSKTAGENANKQTPDLNTTLEEEIEPPQKNTGKKIEKKIGKKIDDDRTNETIQIEDVMDDSMFNDTIIITNSNKKKTKKKVETYSNELDIINLIKTLFNNSKETSVHNFSTSDNSIDYHKAFKSKNYFEID from the exons atgtacaatgagataaacaaattaacaTCTGtagaaaatgaatatttggaaaaaagtggaaaaaaaagaagacaGCAAAATAgatcattttatttaatttcaaATGAACATGacaatgatataaaaaatccgaatcaaaataatatagaaagCTATTATAAAACAGATATacaagaaaatgaagaagatcCGTATACTCTTGAAGTTATACGCCAACTAAGTTCAATCAAAATCGATTCCAGCACAGATTCGTCAAGTGAAAAAGATGTTTATGCTAGAAGCCAAGTTGGGGAAAAAAAGAacgaaaaaaagaaaaaaagagtTATTCGGCACATTCCAAGTGTAGAATGTGTAGAAGATATCGTGGTATATGATGAGTCAA aagaTACAGAATTTCCAGATTTATATCAACTTTTTTCAgaatataacattaaatatttttacaatagATTAGAAAGTGTACAAGTAAAATGGAGtaacaaaatgaaattatGTGCTGGgatatgtatatttaaa aaATCTGGATACTGCTGCATTAGGCTCTCACTCCCTTTACTAAAGCTGCGAAAAATAAGAGAATACAAA gaAACATTACTACATGAAATGATTCAtgcctttttatttttaaatcaaaaaaaatctgataaaaatgatggaCATGGTCct gaatttaaaaaacatatgtatagaataaataaattaacagGTTTAAATATAAGCATCTATCACAGTTTTCATGATGAGGTCCATTTTTACCGAAACCATGTTTGGCGTTGTACA ggAATTTGCAGAAAGTACCCTCCACATTTTGGATACATAAAACGATCCATGAATCGACCGCCCGGACCAAAGGAAAAGTGGT GGAGAAGCCACTCAACTTATTGTTCAGgaaaatttgtaaaaatcAAAGAGTTAGAATCTTCTAAAACTGCAGGAGAAAATGCAAATAAACAAACCCCCGATCTTAATACAACATTAGAGGAAGAAATTGAGCCCCCCCAAAAAAATACCGgaaaaaaaatcgaaaaaaaaatcggAAAAAAAATCG ATGATGATAGAACCAACGAGACCATACAAATTGAAGATGTAATGGATGATTCCATGTTTAATgatacaataataataacgaattcaaataaaaaaaaaacgaaaaaaaaagtagaaACATATAGTAATGAGTTAGATATAATTAATCTCATAAAAACCTTGTTTAACAATAGTAAGGAAACTagtgttcataatttttcaaCTTCCGATAATTCAATAGATTATCATAAAGCatttaaaagtaaaaattattttgaaataGATTAa